From Streptomyces durmitorensis, a single genomic window includes:
- a CDS encoding VOC family protein, translating into MSHLTNAQPDGTPTWIDLRVAEYDRTLEFYGALFGWEYAEEPTSAGGRRNATCLLHGKPVAAITQAPATTGFGWTMYIATADCDGTAKRIADAGGTLLEEPVDVMAGGTLLEEPVDDMAGGARVAVAEDSVGARFGLWQARTRIGCEIVNEPGSLVRNDLLTPTPGPARAFYSAVFGYTLDLNDVMPEADFTFLRRPDGHEIGGIFGIPKPSTPTPASTPTSAWATTFEVADTDAVAQQATASGGTSTTPEDIPYGRIATITDPNGNEFSVITRP; encoded by the coding sequence ATGAGTCACCTCACCAACGCCCAGCCCGACGGCACCCCCACCTGGATCGACCTCCGCGTCGCCGAGTACGACCGCACCCTGGAGTTCTACGGCGCGCTCTTCGGCTGGGAGTACGCCGAGGAACCCACGTCGGCCGGCGGGCGGCGCAACGCGACGTGCCTGCTGCACGGAAAGCCGGTCGCGGCCATCACTCAGGCCCCGGCCACCACAGGCTTCGGCTGGACCATGTACATCGCCACCGCCGACTGCGACGGAACCGCGAAACGCATCGCCGATGCGGGCGGCACCCTGCTGGAGGAGCCGGTGGACGTCATGGCGGGCGGCACCCTGCTGGAGGAGCCGGTGGACGACATGGCGGGCGGCGCCCGCGTGGCCGTCGCCGAGGACTCCGTGGGCGCCCGCTTCGGCCTCTGGCAGGCCCGCACGCGCATCGGCTGCGAGATCGTGAACGAACCGGGCTCGCTGGTCCGCAACGACCTGCTCACCCCGACCCCCGGCCCGGCCCGAGCGTTCTACTCGGCGGTCTTCGGCTACACCCTGGACCTCAACGACGTCATGCCGGAAGCGGACTTCACCTTCCTGCGCCGCCCCGACGGCCACGAGATCGGCGGAATCTTCGGTATCCCAAAGCCCTCCACCCCCACCCCCGCCTCAACCCCCACATCCGCCTGGGCCACCACCTTCGAGGTGGCCGACACAGACGCGGTGGCCCAACAAGCCACCGCATCCGGCGGCACGTCCACCACCCCCGAGGACATCCCGTACGGCCGGATCGCCACGATCACCGACCCCAACGGCAACGAGTTCTCCGTCATCACAAGGCCCTGA
- a CDS encoding PDDEXK nuclease domain-containing protein, with protein sequence MHKNTQANAGIKPEPEPDREPKATVPAQPRPNTQPPWYGDLLGEVKETIAGARIRAQRAVNTELVRMYWQIGKLILDRQEQEGWGTKVVARLAIDLRTAFPSQRGFSRSNLMYMHKMARTWPDPIVQQPVGQLPWGHVTVLLDKLGTRPELDFYATEAVRNGWSRAILERFIQQGLHLTQGSAANNFAATVPEGSDTLKELARDPYRLDFLGLDKHHAERELEEAIVAGMIRFLTELGVGFAFVGRQYPVVIGGDDFRIDLLFYHLKLHRYFVFELKTKDVRPEHIGKLNFYVSVVDQLVRDPQRDDATIGFLIGARHNKAAVQLALDASNNPMAVTSYSTLNPADRELVPTEDDLSRVVQDAIDSIES encoded by the coding sequence ATGCACAAGAACACCCAGGCCAATGCCGGGATCAAGCCCGAACCTGAGCCCGACCGCGAGCCCAAGGCCACCGTCCCCGCCCAGCCTCGCCCGAACACTCAGCCGCCCTGGTACGGCGACCTCCTGGGCGAGGTCAAAGAGACCATCGCAGGCGCACGCATCCGCGCCCAACGGGCCGTGAACACCGAACTGGTGCGGATGTACTGGCAGATCGGGAAGCTGATCCTCGACCGCCAGGAGCAGGAGGGCTGGGGCACCAAGGTCGTGGCCCGACTGGCCATCGACCTCAGAACGGCCTTCCCGAGCCAGCGCGGCTTCTCCCGAAGCAACCTGATGTACATGCACAAGATGGCCCGAACGTGGCCAGACCCAATTGTCCAACAGCCTGTTGGACAATTGCCCTGGGGCCACGTCACCGTCCTCCTGGACAAGCTCGGTACCCGTCCCGAGCTGGACTTCTACGCCACCGAAGCCGTCCGCAACGGATGGTCGCGCGCCATCCTGGAGCGCTTCATCCAGCAGGGGCTGCACCTCACGCAAGGCTCCGCCGCCAACAACTTCGCAGCGACCGTCCCCGAGGGATCCGACACCCTCAAGGAGCTGGCACGGGACCCCTACCGACTCGACTTCCTCGGGCTCGACAAGCACCACGCCGAGCGTGAGCTCGAAGAGGCCATCGTCGCCGGCATGATCCGGTTCCTCACCGAACTAGGCGTCGGATTCGCCTTCGTCGGCCGTCAGTACCCCGTCGTCATCGGCGGCGACGACTTCCGCATCGACCTGCTCTTCTATCACCTGAAACTGCACCGCTACTTCGTCTTCGAGCTCAAGACGAAGGACGTACGCCCCGAGCACATCGGCAAGCTCAACTTCTACGTCAGCGTGGTCGATCAGCTAGTGCGCGATCCACAGCGCGACGACGCGACGATCGGCTTCCTGATCGGAGCTCGTCACAACAAGGCGGCCGTGCAACTCGCTCTCGACGCCAGCAACAACCCGATGGCGGTGACGTCCTACTCGACACTCAACCCGGCAGACCGTGAACTTGTCCCCACCGAGGATGACTTGTCCCGTGTGGTTCAGGACGCCATCGACAGCATCGAGTCCTGA
- a CDS encoding PPOX class F420-dependent oxidoreductase, which translates to MTTDTHFDPHALLAQSNLGVLATIKSDGRPQLSPVMPSYDRSDNVIRVSTTAKTAKIANLRRDSRATLEVTSPDGRAWATAEGTATLIGPGTDPQGPEVQALVDYYRAAAGEHPNWDEYRQVMVSDRRVLITMTVDNIYGTKLN; encoded by the coding sequence ATGACGACTGACACGCACTTCGACCCGCACGCCCTGCTCGCGCAGAGCAACCTCGGCGTACTGGCGACGATCAAGTCCGACGGCCGCCCCCAGCTCTCGCCCGTCATGCCGTCGTACGACCGCTCCGACAACGTGATCCGCGTATCGACGACCGCGAAGACGGCAAAGATCGCGAACCTCCGCCGCGACTCCCGCGCCACGCTGGAGGTGACAAGCCCCGACGGCCGCGCCTGGGCCACCGCCGAGGGCACGGCCACGCTCATCGGCCCCGGAACCGACCCGCAGGGACCCGAGGTCCAGGCCCTGGTGGACTACTACCGCGCGGCCGCCGGCGAGCACCCGAACTGGGACGAGTACCGCCAGGTCATGGTGTCCGACCGCCGGGTGCTGATCACGATGACGGTCGACAACATCTACGGCACCAAGCTCAACTGA
- a CDS encoding NACHT domain-containing protein yields MDPAVIGARLASGVVAPLIKKLFVREGPGAGLVDRPVRLSGLVSFRGEKRTLDEKDFRKLVVELTRRAAREAGESREAGETHEAGETREPPTGSIETEAVADALERTLYALADLDLSDVEAVRLGQGPLATKLYDQAGGSRLTRPLSQNSASLYIRLLDSACLHILHFLTQRSTFIARSLVEQSRQLDELITRTDVLIQRVGSQSAQDAGFEGRYEAYVAKKHSHLTIYGIDLNECRDWPLDTAYLSLRASRSAEHQQVSDDAFATGSHEGAIVSGGRRAPSPVEGVFAGTDRVLLRGAAGSGKTTLVQWLAVTTARQDRLTGDLAHLIGRVPYVLPLRTLTRGGASLPTPADFLGAVGNPLAGAQPTGWTDRVLSAGRGLLLIDGIDEVPEEERERTRRWLSDLLTAYPGNLWLVTSRPSAVREDWLGGEDFTDLTLSQMGRENIGVFIRRWHEAAGADAALGEALLSAVRTKQDLGRLATNPLMCALMCALHRERRGFLPRGRKALYDAALSMLLERRDRERDMAVELDEESQIELLQKLAYWLIRNGRAEMDHTDAVHQLERLLPSMPYVAEQGQAEDILRHLLVRSGLLREPGPGAVDFVHRTFQDYLGARAAVEERDFDLLLRHAHLDQWEDVVRMAVAHARPDERVRLLRGVMKRGDKEPEHRVRLHLLAMACLEHAAKLDPEVRGKVERRAGELIPPRTYSEARKLSELGPILLELLPGPEGVQDGTEAALVVSAAAQMGGDAALSYLVKYRHQEDPAVRFQLGSHWDRFDTETYAQQIIGHLHGEAVSTITVRSAAELSALSRMGGHRGVDLTGDFTRSQIMEALDEVRLEHLTLTDNAVIDDLEFVGRFRNLKRLSLRSCSGVSSLAPVTGLPLKELVLFNLPLLQDLSPIREFDQLTMVSARAESECPVLDLIPREAPLECVFPPRNTVGLTALRNFPSLTQLGLELEVPINEEDWRAIATLTHLTYLSMSPHELASLAATGVQLHAVSQVSIMARGAECDLRQVVTAFPSMTHLHLYEPMALELTPLRGHSRLKRVTVVEALATPDPAQLPDSVQLTVDGRPVPRT; encoded by the coding sequence ATGGATCCCGCGGTCATAGGCGCCCGGCTCGCCTCGGGCGTCGTAGCCCCTCTGATCAAGAAACTGTTCGTACGGGAGGGACCGGGCGCGGGCCTGGTGGACAGGCCTGTGCGGCTGTCGGGTCTGGTGTCTTTCCGGGGCGAGAAGCGGACGCTGGACGAGAAGGACTTCCGCAAGCTCGTGGTCGAGCTGACGCGCCGCGCGGCACGTGAGGCCGGGGAGAGCCGGGAGGCCGGGGAGACCCACGAGGCCGGGGAGACCCGCGAGCCGCCGACGGGCAGCATCGAGACGGAAGCCGTCGCCGATGCCCTGGAGCGGACCCTGTACGCGCTGGCGGATCTGGACCTCAGCGACGTCGAAGCGGTACGCCTCGGCCAGGGACCACTGGCCACCAAGCTCTACGACCAGGCGGGCGGCTCCCGGCTCACACGGCCCCTCAGCCAGAACTCGGCGTCCCTCTATATCCGGCTCCTGGACAGCGCCTGCCTCCACATCCTGCACTTCCTCACGCAGCGCTCCACGTTCATCGCCCGCTCGCTGGTCGAGCAGAGCAGGCAGCTGGACGAGCTGATCACCCGCACCGACGTCCTCATCCAGCGCGTCGGCTCCCAGTCCGCACAGGACGCGGGTTTCGAGGGGCGCTACGAGGCGTACGTCGCGAAGAAGCACAGCCACCTGACGATCTACGGCATCGATCTCAACGAGTGCCGCGACTGGCCCCTGGACACGGCCTATCTGAGCCTGCGGGCGTCCCGCAGCGCGGAACACCAGCAGGTCTCGGACGACGCCTTCGCGACGGGGAGCCACGAGGGGGCAATCGTGTCCGGCGGCCGCCGGGCACCTTCCCCCGTCGAGGGAGTGTTCGCGGGCACCGACCGCGTCCTGCTGCGCGGCGCCGCCGGTTCCGGCAAGACCACCCTGGTGCAGTGGCTCGCGGTCACCACCGCCCGCCAGGACCGGCTCACGGGCGACCTCGCCCACCTCATCGGACGCGTGCCCTACGTCCTGCCCCTGCGCACCCTCACGCGCGGCGGCGCCTCCTTGCCCACCCCCGCGGACTTTCTCGGGGCGGTAGGCAATCCGCTCGCCGGCGCCCAGCCCACCGGCTGGACGGACCGCGTCCTGTCCGCCGGCCGCGGCCTCCTGCTGATCGACGGCATCGACGAGGTCCCCGAGGAGGAACGCGAACGCACCCGGCGCTGGCTCTCCGACCTCCTCACCGCCTACCCGGGAAACCTGTGGCTGGTCACCTCGCGCCCCTCGGCCGTACGCGAGGACTGGCTCGGCGGGGAGGACTTCACCGACCTCACGCTCTCCCAGATGGGCCGCGAGAACATCGGCGTCTTCATCCGCCGCTGGCACGAGGCGGCCGGAGCCGACGCCGCACTGGGCGAGGCCCTCCTGAGCGCCGTACGTACCAAACAGGACCTGGGCCGCCTCGCCACCAACCCCCTGATGTGCGCCCTCATGTGCGCGCTGCACCGCGAGCGCCGCGGCTTCCTGCCGCGCGGCAGGAAGGCCCTCTACGACGCGGCGCTCTCCATGCTCCTGGAACGCCGTGACCGCGAACGCGACATGGCCGTGGAGCTGGACGAGGAGTCCCAGATCGAGCTCCTGCAGAAGCTCGCGTACTGGCTGATCCGCAACGGCCGCGCGGAGATGGACCACACGGACGCCGTGCACCAGCTGGAACGCCTGCTGCCGTCCATGCCGTACGTCGCCGAGCAGGGCCAGGCCGAGGACATCCTGCGCCATCTGCTCGTACGGTCGGGTCTCCTGCGCGAACCGGGCCCGGGAGCAGTGGACTTCGTGCACCGCACCTTCCAGGACTACCTGGGCGCGCGTGCGGCGGTGGAGGAGCGCGACTTCGACCTGCTGCTGCGGCACGCGCACCTCGACCAGTGGGAGGACGTCGTACGCATGGCGGTCGCCCACGCCCGCCCGGACGAGCGGGTGAGGTTGCTGCGGGGCGTCATGAAACGCGGGGACAAGGAGCCCGAACACCGCGTACGGCTGCATCTGCTCGCCATGGCCTGCCTGGAGCACGCGGCGAAGCTGGATCCCGAGGTGCGGGGGAAGGTGGAGCGGCGGGCGGGGGAGCTGATTCCGCCGCGGACCTACTCGGAAGCGCGCAAGCTGTCCGAACTCGGGCCCATCTTGTTGGAGTTACTACCGGGGCCCGAAGGCGTGCAGGACGGAACAGAGGCGGCCTTGGTGGTCAGCGCAGCAGCCCAGATGGGCGGGGACGCGGCACTCTCCTACTTGGTGAAGTACCGGCACCAAGAGGATCCCGCGGTCCGCTTCCAACTGGGTTCGCACTGGGACCGGTTCGACACGGAGACCTACGCCCAGCAGATCATCGGCCACCTGCACGGCGAGGCCGTCTCGACGATCACCGTCCGTTCCGCGGCCGAGCTCTCCGCACTGAGCCGCATGGGCGGCCACAGGGGCGTCGACCTCACGGGCGACTTCACGAGAAGCCAGATCATGGAAGCCCTCGACGAGGTCCGCCTCGAGCACCTCACCCTCACCGACAACGCCGTGATCGACGACCTGGAGTTCGTCGGCCGGTTCAGGAACCTGAAGCGCCTCAGCCTGAGGTCGTGCTCCGGCGTCTCTTCCCTCGCCCCGGTGACCGGGCTCCCCCTGAAAGAGCTGGTGCTCTTCAACCTTCCACTGCTGCAAGACCTCAGCCCGATAAGAGAGTTCGACCAGCTCACCATGGTCAGCGCGCGAGCCGAGTCAGAGTGCCCGGTCCTCGATCTCATACCGCGCGAGGCCCCGCTGGAGTGCGTCTTCCCGCCCCGGAACACCGTCGGTCTCACGGCCCTCAGGAACTTCCCGTCTCTCACCCAGCTCGGCCTGGAACTCGAAGTCCCGATCAACGAAGAGGACTGGCGGGCGATCGCGACCCTGACCCACCTGACCTACCTGAGCATGAGCCCGCATGAGCTGGCGAGCCTGGCCGCCACCGGAGTTCAGCTGCACGCGGTGAGCCAGGTCTCGATCATGGCTCGCGGCGCCGAGTGCGACCTGCGGCAGGTCGTCACGGCGTTCCCCTCGATGACCCATCTGCACCTGTACGAGCCGATGGCCCTCGAACTCACCCCGCTGCGTGGGCACTCCCGGCTGAAACGGGTGACGGTGGTGGAAGCTCTTGCCACCCCCGACCCCGCCCAACTGCCCGACTCCGTGCAGCTGACCGTCGACGGCCGCCCGGTCCCGCGCACGTGA
- a CDS encoding NACHT domain-containing protein: MDPTAIGSVTRLASSVITPLVKRLFVREGPGADLVEHPVRLSGLVSFRGEKRKLTDKDLARLAAELVRQAVRTSGERAVPADEEQAVTDALARTLHSLGDLTLTDAQAVELGHNALALRLRRASGNPDRDLSADAAYFYDRLLDTTCLHILHFFTQRSAFVARTLVEQSRRQSELIAKIDELIARNPLPGAEDVAFEQRYLAYVEKKHGKLTIFGIDLANSPGRWPLDAAYMSLEATGGSWPVHMPAREAAHGFSLEGDEFERWVSEVKHIAAAPRPADQAMATHERVLLRGEAGSGKTTLVQWLAVSAARSAPDDERMTYLYDRIPFVLPLRTLTRHGERLPAPKDFLSAVDSPLAGTQPRGWESRVLTAGRALVLVDGIDEIPDTERSRTRTWLSDLIDAYPGNRWLVTSRPSAVREDWLTEEGFAELTLSPMSPTDAAAFISRWHVAARTGAADEDAALVSYESQLLDAVHAKPDLGLLATNPLMCGLICALHRDRRGFLPLGRKDLYTAALSMLLIRRDRERHMDVPDLREEPQLQLLQRLAYWLIRNGRQTMDRSRAEAIVADALPSVPEAATLGDAKEVFAHFLHRSGLLREPAPGTVDFIHRTFQDFLGARAAVDEGDFGVLARHAADDQWEDVIRMAVAHARPRERAAFLGELLEFGDTRSEDRARVRVHLLAAACLEHAAELDPAVREQVERRLAEVIPPRSPEAARELAAVGPMVLDLLPGPNGLDDEAAGHVAITATSIPSDAAIPFLARFARHPALSVHSQLMWGWSRYDCRRYAEQVISQLDNGETYFTIRGDDQVMELERLGIRPRLLDIRGTVSPAAASRLLTSCAPTFLSLRVPPSQLTPEALRALGELDQLRLMEIIEPWSLDLFPAEAPLRTLALSGSARVARDLHRMDRWPELEWVIFGDKDGPRAPAVWEALARLPRLIRLDLTSGNLAAVPDGLALPGVTELSLLHKGGAWTAAASRVSEILPGLTHMSVYGHTGQERFTVAPLASLTALRHLAVSTAQVSDLDALPSHIEVRDIRPLAD, encoded by the coding sequence ATGGATCCCACGGCCATAGGCTCCGTCACCCGACTCGCGTCGAGCGTCATCACCCCTCTGGTCAAGCGGCTGTTCGTACGTGAGGGACCCGGCGCGGACCTGGTGGAACACCCCGTGCGACTGTCGGGGCTCGTGTCCTTCCGGGGCGAGAAACGGAAGCTGACCGACAAGGATCTGGCGAGGCTTGCGGCGGAACTGGTGCGCCAGGCCGTACGGACCTCCGGCGAGCGCGCCGTCCCCGCCGACGAGGAGCAGGCCGTCACCGACGCCCTGGCCCGCACCCTCCACTCCCTGGGCGACCTCACCCTCACGGACGCCCAGGCGGTCGAGCTCGGCCACAACGCCCTCGCCCTGCGCCTGCGCCGGGCGAGCGGCAACCCGGACCGTGACCTGTCGGCGGACGCCGCGTACTTCTACGACCGTCTGCTCGACACGACCTGCCTGCACATCCTGCATTTCTTCACGCAGCGGTCGGCCTTCGTGGCCAGGACGCTGGTGGAGCAGAGTCGTCGACAGTCCGAACTGATCGCCAAAATAGATGAGTTGATTGCCCGCAACCCCCTCCCCGGTGCGGAGGACGTGGCCTTCGAGCAGCGGTATCTCGCGTACGTCGAGAAGAAGCACGGGAAGCTGACGATCTTCGGGATCGATCTGGCGAACTCGCCGGGGCGGTGGCCGCTGGATGCGGCGTACATGTCGCTGGAGGCCACGGGGGGCTCCTGGCCGGTCCACATGCCCGCCAGGGAGGCGGCCCACGGCTTTTCGCTGGAGGGGGACGAGTTCGAGCGGTGGGTGAGCGAGGTGAAGCACATCGCCGCCGCCCCTCGCCCCGCCGATCAAGCCATGGCCACCCACGAACGCGTCCTCCTGCGGGGCGAGGCCGGTTCCGGCAAGACCACACTCGTCCAGTGGCTGGCGGTCAGCGCCGCGCGCTCCGCACCGGACGACGAGCGCATGACGTACCTCTACGACCGCATCCCCTTCGTGCTCCCCCTGCGCACCCTCACCCGCCACGGCGAGCGCCTCCCCGCCCCCAAGGACTTCCTCTCCGCGGTCGACTCCCCGCTGGCCGGCACGCAGCCCAGGGGCTGGGAGTCCCGCGTCCTCACGGCGGGGCGCGCCCTGGTCCTGGTGGACGGCATCGACGAGATCCCCGACACCGAGCGCTCCCGCACCCGCACCTGGCTCAGCGACCTGATCGACGCCTACCCCGGCAACCGCTGGCTGGTCACGTCCCGCCCCTCGGCCGTACGCGAGGACTGGCTCACCGAGGAGGGCTTCGCCGAGCTCACGCTCTCCCCGATGAGCCCCACGGACGCGGCGGCCTTCATCAGCCGCTGGCACGTGGCCGCACGCACGGGTGCGGCGGACGAGGACGCCGCGCTCGTCTCGTACGAGAGTCAGCTCCTGGACGCGGTGCACGCGAAGCCCGACCTCGGGCTCCTGGCCACCAACCCCCTGATGTGCGGTCTGATCTGCGCGCTGCACCGCGACCGCAGAGGTTTCCTCCCCCTCGGCCGCAAGGATCTCTACACGGCGGCCCTGTCCATGCTCCTGATCCGCCGCGACCGCGAGCGGCACATGGACGTACCCGACCTGCGGGAGGAGCCGCAGCTGCAGCTGCTCCAGCGCCTCGCCTACTGGCTGATCCGCAACGGCCGCCAGACGATGGACCGTTCGCGAGCGGAGGCGATCGTCGCGGACGCGCTCCCCTCGGTCCCGGAGGCGGCCACGCTCGGCGACGCGAAGGAGGTCTTCGCGCACTTCCTCCACCGCAGCGGCCTGCTCCGCGAACCGGCCCCGGGCACGGTCGACTTCATCCACCGCACGTTCCAGGACTTCCTGGGCGCGCGGGCGGCGGTCGACGAGGGCGACTTCGGCGTGCTGGCGCGCCACGCGGCGGACGACCAGTGGGAGGACGTCATCCGCATGGCGGTGGCGCACGCCCGCCCTCGCGAACGCGCCGCATTCCTCGGCGAGTTGCTGGAGTTCGGGGACACACGCTCCGAGGATCGGGCACGGGTTCGAGTGCACCTGCTCGCGGCGGCCTGCCTGGAGCACGCGGCCGAGCTGGATCCCGCGGTGCGGGAGCAGGTGGAGCGACGTCTGGCCGAGGTGATTCCGCCCCGGAGCCCGGAGGCCGCCCGCGAGCTCGCGGCGGTCGGCCCCATGGTCCTCGACCTGCTGCCGGGCCCGAACGGCCTGGACGACGAGGCGGCCGGTCACGTCGCGATCACCGCGACGAGCATCCCGTCCGACGCCGCGATCCCCTTCCTCGCACGCTTCGCGCGCCACCCGGCGCTGTCCGTGCACAGCCAGCTCATGTGGGGATGGAGTCGCTACGACTGCCGCAGGTACGCGGAACAGGTGATCTCTCAACTCGACAACGGGGAGACCTACTTCACGATCCGCGGCGACGACCAGGTCATGGAGCTCGAACGACTGGGGATCCGCCCCAGGCTCCTGGACATCCGGGGCACCGTCTCCCCCGCAGCCGCTTCCCGCCTGCTCACGTCCTGCGCCCCCACGTTCCTCTCGCTCAGGGTGCCGCCTTCGCAGCTCACTCCCGAGGCGCTCCGGGCGCTGGGCGAACTGGATCAGCTGCGCCTCATGGAGATCATCGAGCCCTGGAGCCTGGACCTGTTCCCCGCCGAGGCCCCGCTGCGCACGCTGGCCCTCTCCGGATCCGCTCGCGTGGCGCGCGATCTGCACCGCATGGACAGATGGCCGGAGCTGGAGTGGGTCATCTTCGGCGACAAGGACGGTCCGCGCGCACCCGCTGTCTGGGAGGCCCTCGCACGACTCCCACGCCTCATCCGGCTGGACCTGACATCCGGCAACCTCGCCGCCGTGCCGGACGGACTTGCCCTGCCCGGCGTGACCGAGCTGTCCCTGCTGCACAAAGGCGGCGCCTGGACGGCGGCGGCATCCCGCGTCAGCGAAATCCTGCCGGGCCTCACGCACATGTCCGTGTACGGGCACACCGGCCAGGAGAGATTCACGGTCGCCCCCTTGGCGAGTCTCACCGCCTTGCGACACCTGGCGGTCTCCACCGCTCAGGTGTCAGACCTCGACGCGCTCCCTTCGCACATCGAAGTGCGCGACATCCGCCCCTTGGCCGATTGA